Proteins encoded in a region of the Geobacillus genomosp. 3 genome:
- a CDS encoding site-specific DNA-methyltransferase, which yields MANAGGRRPVSDARLEAIKKLFPKAVVEGGLDWKLLWEELGDRGEETYEFIWPGKAEARRLAETPASGVLRPDREASKQWETTNNWYIEGDNLEVLKLLRTSHAGAIQMIYIDPPYNTGKVLTYKDHWRQKKNAPARGQGADEARVHAGWLNMMYPRLLVARELLAETGAMFISIDDTEQANLKKMCDELFGERNFVATFIWQRAFSPVNMNKFASRNHDFILCYAKNIDRLAWYGLPRHPEADGRYANPDNDPRGPWTSGDLSVGPPIPEKIYDIVTPGGRIVSPPHGYCWRVTKERFAELMEDNRIWFGKDGNGVPRLKRFLSEVKPTVTPLTIWTHDEVSHSQEAKKEVKELFGGLAVMDYPKPVKLIQRMVALTTRDDDLILDFFSGSATTAHAVMQQNAEDGGRRSFLMVQLPEPLAETSAAHEAGFRTICDIGRERIRRAGEKIVRESGNTKLDIGFRVFRLEKKSKQPAR from the coding sequence ATGGCAAATGCCGGCGGGAGAAGACCGGTGTCGGATGCTAGATTGGAGGCGATCAAAAAGCTTTTTCCTAAAGCGGTGGTAGAGGGGGGCCTCGATTGGAAGCTGCTGTGGGAAGAGCTTGGCGATAGGGGAGAGGAAACGTATGAGTTTATATGGCCGGGGAAGGCGGAGGCGAGGCGGCTCGCCGAAACGCCTGCGTCCGGGGTGCTGCGGCCCGACCGGGAAGCGAGCAAACAGTGGGAGACGACGAACAATTGGTATATTGAAGGGGACAATTTAGAAGTATTAAAGCTGCTGCGGACGTCGCATGCAGGGGCCATTCAAATGATTTACATCGACCCGCCGTACAACACCGGGAAAGTGCTGACGTATAAAGACCATTGGCGCCAAAAGAAAAACGCCCCGGCCCGGGGGCAGGGAGCGGACGAAGCGCGCGTTCATGCCGGATGGCTAAACATGATGTATCCGCGCCTTTTGGTGGCGCGGGAGCTGTTGGCAGAGACAGGGGCGATGTTTATTTCCATTGATGATACAGAACAGGCGAATTTGAAAAAAATGTGCGATGAACTGTTTGGCGAGCGGAATTTTGTCGCCACGTTCATTTGGCAGCGGGCGTTTTCGCCTGTGAACATGAACAAGTTCGCTTCGCGCAACCATGACTTCATCCTCTGTTACGCGAAAAATATCGACCGCCTGGCTTGGTACGGCTTGCCGCGCCATCCGGAAGCGGACGGGCGGTATGCCAATCCGGACAACGATCCGCGCGGGCCGTGGACGTCAGGCGATTTGTCGGTCGGTCCGCCGATTCCGGAAAAAATTTATGACATCGTGACCCCAGGCGGCCGGATTGTTTCGCCGCCCCATGGGTATTGTTGGCGGGTGACGAAAGAACGCTTCGCCGAACTGATGGAAGACAACCGCATTTGGTTTGGCAAAGACGGCAACGGGGTGCCGCGCCTGAAGCGGTTTTTGAGCGAAGTGAAGCCGACGGTGACACCGCTTACGATTTGGACGCATGATGAGGTGTCCCATTCGCAGGAGGCGAAAAAAGAGGTAAAGGAGCTGTTCGGCGGGCTGGCGGTGATGGATTACCCGAAGCCGGTGAAGCTCATTCAGCGCATGGTGGCGCTGACCACGAGAGATGACGACCTCATCCTCGACTTTTTTTCCGGCTCGGCGACAACGGCCCATGCGGTAATGCAGCAAAACGCTGAAGACGGCGGTCGGCGGTCGTTTCTCATGGTGCAGCTTCCCGAGCCGCTTGCGGAAACGTCAGCGGCACATGAAGCCGGATTTCGGACGATTTGCGACATCGGCCGCGAGCGCATTCGCCGCGCAGGGGAAAAAATCGTCCGTGAAAGCGGGAACACGAAGCTTGATATTGGCTTTCGCGTATTTCGGCTCGAAAAGAAATCAAAACAGCCCGCTCGCTAG